The Polyangium aurulentum genomic interval CTGCGCGCGAAAGGGTCGGGCGGCAGGCGCGAAGAGCGGCGATCCTCGATCGTGGGAGGCACCCACGACGAGCGAGCCGGCTCGGGGACCCACGATCCCCGGCCCCCCTCGGGCGGCGGGGGGCGCGACGAGCGGCCGCCGGTCGCGGGCGGCATCTCGCTGCGGACGCTCTGGCCGCGGAGCCAGTCGATCGCGTCCTGCTCGTCGTTGAACACCTCGGCGCCCACGCCGTCCTCGCGCATGTGGCGCTTGACCTGGAGCGCGCCCACCGCCGTGCGCACGACGGCGGCCGAATACGGAAAGCCGCGGAAGAGCTTCGGCCGAAGGCGCCCCATCGCGAGCTCGAACTGGGGATCGTTGCGCCGCGGCCCGTCGCGCAGGTCGACGAGCAGGCGCTTGCGCTCGCGCCCGATGCGGTCGAGGACGGCGGAGACCGCCTCGAAATCGCGCTCCATCTCGAGGAGCGTGGGGTAAGGCTCGGCGCTGCGCCGGATGCGAACGAGGCTGTCCCCGAGCT includes:
- a CDS encoding STAS/SEC14 domain-containing protein: MLAEGMIALETPYFTIETELGDSLVRIRRSAEPYPTLLEMERDFEAVSAVLDRIGRERKRLLVDLRDGPRRNDPQFELAMGRLRPKLFRGFPYSAAVVRTAVGALQVKRHMREDGVGAEVFNDEQDAIDWLRGQSVRSEMPPATGGRSSRPPPPEGGRGSWVPEPARSSWVPPTIEDRRSSRLPPDPFARSAGEDEPEDD